From Streptomyces durmitorensis, a single genomic window includes:
- a CDS encoding SRPBCC family protein, producing the protein MNSTGREAPARSATADREIAISRGIDAPPELVFKAFTEVRHLSRWWGPEGFTTTTRAFEFRVGGVWDFVLHGPDGTDYSEWITWTEIVPPERIAMLHGEYRGDPNAFESVLTFAPDGETTRIEMLTVFPTKELRDEAIKKHGAIEAGRQTLGNLAAYVAEIVRKGVEG; encoded by the coding sequence ATGAATTCGACTGGGCGAGAAGCACCGGCGCGGTCCGCGACGGCCGACCGCGAGATCGCGATTTCCCGGGGCATCGACGCCCCACCAGAGCTGGTGTTCAAGGCCTTCACCGAGGTGCGGCACCTGTCGCGCTGGTGGGGGCCGGAGGGGTTCACCACCACTACGCGGGCCTTCGAGTTCCGCGTCGGCGGGGTGTGGGATTTCGTTCTGCACGGGCCGGACGGCACCGATTACAGCGAATGGATCACCTGGACCGAGATCGTCCCGCCGGAGCGGATCGCGATGCTCCACGGCGAGTACCGCGGCGACCCGAATGCGTTCGAGTCGGTCCTCACGTTCGCGCCCGACGGGGAGACGACCCGGATCGAGATGCTCACGGTGTTCCCCACCAAGGAGCTGCGCGACGAGGCGATCAAGAAGCACGGCGCGATCGAGGCCGGCCGGCAGACCCTCGGCAACCTGGCTGCCTACGTCGCGGAGATCGTTCGTAAGGGAGTTGAG
- a CDS encoding ArsR/SmtB family transcription factor: MARATTTSDVFNAIAEPQRRDILTLLRAGERPVTEVADELGMTQPGASKHLRVLREVGLVRDRKAGKQRLYDLDARGLRTVHEWTGGFEQFWNESFDRLDAYVQELKREGQQE, from the coding sequence ATGGCACGAGCAACGACGACGTCAGACGTCTTCAACGCCATCGCCGAGCCGCAGCGCCGGGACATCCTGACGCTGCTGCGGGCAGGCGAACGGCCGGTGACGGAGGTCGCCGATGAGCTGGGAATGACGCAGCCCGGGGCGTCCAAGCACCTGCGGGTGCTCCGCGAAGTCGGCTTGGTGCGGGACCGCAAGGCGGGCAAGCAGCGCCTGTACGACCTGGACGCACGTGGGCTGCGAACGGTTCATGAGTGGACCGGCGGGTTCGAGCAATTCTGGAACGAGAGCTTCGACCGGCTGGACGCCTACGTGCAAGAACTCAAGCGGGAAGGGCAACAGGAGTAG